One Arachis hypogaea cultivar Tifrunner chromosome 18, arahy.Tifrunner.gnm2.J5K5, whole genome shotgun sequence genomic window, TCATCTCATAATTTGTTATTTCTCTTGTAAAGGGTAATTGGGAAAGTTGAAGATTTGGGTTTTAGACTCTTAGTAGTGACTAGTTAGCATGTTAGTAAATATTATGATccatattctatttttattttctgaagaTTCTTTTTGCCATCACTTGAACTTGAAACAGTTCTTGCCTTGgtgaaaaagggaattaaaaaattttaatttgatttttttcctTTCATGAATTCATTTTATCATTGATAGCGGTAAAACTTGAAGCTGGTAGAACCTGTTAGATTGATTGAATCTCTCTGGTGGATTTAGATTTTCTATTGAAGTCCTGTGGATTTATTGTCTAATTCTttggttctttttttttatgtgtgTGTATAAAggcaagaagaagaagtagaaggagattgtttttgtgttttattcGAATCAAGTTCAATGAAGCAAATAGTGTCTTCTTTGAATCCATATGCAGCATCCTATGTTCCACTCTCTAAAAGAGAGTCACATGGTGCAACTGCTGATCCATTTCAGAGTCCTCCTTATCATGCTGCACAGAATCAACACCATCAGTTTCACTCGAATGCTTCGGCTTCTAAACCGGTTGCCGAAACTTTCCAAGGGAATATCAACAACCCTGCATCTAGTTCTTACGGCTCGGTGCCGGCAGGTTTTGTAGATAACCAGTTCGCGGATTATGATCctgatatggatgttgaataTCTTAGAATGCA contains:
- the LOC112771834 gene encoding polyadenylate-binding protein-interacting protein 5, giving the protein MKQIVSSLNPYAASYVPLSKRESHGATADPFQSPPYHAAQNQHHQFHSNASASKPVAETFQGNINNPASSSYGSVPAGFVDNQFADYDPDMDVEYLRMQFPGISEESLRDVYMVNECDIDAAVEMLNQLELKFDGVESSGSLPETLDIGDVSESGSASDSASLKLKNVAAEASTSTSSSHLSANTL